One region of Veillonellaceae bacterium genomic DNA includes:
- the murG gene encoding undecaprenyldiphospho-muramoylpentapeptide beta-N-acetylglucosaminyltransferase — MRVMLSGGGTGGHIYPAITISKAIEKRSKSCQVLFVGTNQGLEADIIPKEGYDFKTIDIRGFERRLTLQNLATLFKSAASIWQSQSIIRKFKPDIVIGTGGYVCGPVLLAASLLGVPTIIQEQNVIPGITNKILARFVDKIAVGYADAANYFPSKDKVIFTGNPIRPEVMSASRQEGIEALGLDPKKRTILISGGSRGARSINQAMVEVYKYFIARKDVQLLHVTGKTEYNGIVGNLEQSGIDITSAGNISIKPYLYNMPLALAAADLAIFRAGAVGLAELTARGIPSILIPYPYAAENHQEHNALVMENHGAAAVIRDKELSGERLLVLVKELIDDPSRLELMAAASKRIGRPEAAEHIAEIAIDLTNTKS; from the coding sequence ACCCCGCTATTACTATAAGCAAAGCTATTGAGAAAAGGTCCAAATCCTGTCAAGTGCTATTTGTGGGTACTAACCAAGGGTTAGAAGCGGATATAATTCCGAAGGAAGGCTATGATTTCAAAACAATTGATATCCGAGGATTTGAGCGCCGGCTTACTTTGCAAAACCTTGCCACACTATTTAAATCAGCCGCCAGCATATGGCAATCCCAAAGTATCATCCGCAAGTTTAAACCCGACATTGTAATTGGCACAGGGGGATATGTTTGCGGTCCAGTCCTTCTGGCCGCAAGCCTTCTAGGGGTGCCGACAATTATTCAGGAGCAGAATGTTATCCCGGGGATAACAAATAAAATTTTGGCTAGGTTTGTTGATAAAATAGCCGTTGGTTATGCCGATGCTGCAAATTATTTTCCTTCTAAAGACAAAGTCATTTTTACCGGCAATCCAATTCGCCCGGAGGTTATGTCTGCCTCACGCCAGGAAGGCATTGAGGCACTTGGGCTAGACCCCAAAAAACGGACAATCCTAATTTCCGGAGGAAGCCGAGGCGCTCGAAGTATAAACCAAGCTATGGTTGAAGTATATAAATATTTCATAGCTCGAAAAGATGTTCAGCTATTGCATGTGACCGGAAAAACCGAGTATAATGGCATAGTTGGAAATTTAGAACAATCTGGTATAGATATTACCTCTGCTGGAAATATTAGTATAAAACCTTATTTATATAATATGCCACTTGCCTTAGCCGCTGCAGATTTAGCAATCTTTCGGGCTGGCGCAGTTGGCTTAGCAGAATTAACGGCGCGAGGTATTCCCTCAATCCTAATACCATATCCATATGCTGCAGAAAATCACCAGGAACATAACGCACTAGTGATGGAAAATCATGGAGCGGCTGCTGTTATCCGCGATAAAGAGCTAAGTGGCGAGAGGCTATTAGTATTAGTTAAAGAATTGATTGATGATCCCTCTAGGCTTGAATTAATGGCCGCAGCCAGTAAAAGAATAGGCCGCCCGGAGGCAGCAGAGCATATCGCGGAAATTGCTATTGATTTGACCAATACTAAGTCTTAG
- a CDS encoding UDP-N-acetylmuramate--L-alanine ligase yields MLNHIKSFHFVGIGGAGMSAIATILLQMGYIISGSDMSASETTRKLEKLGAKVYIGHNEQNLGDVEAVVVSTAIPDSNAEVLSAKLRNIKIYHRSDVVAALMKERKGIAVAGAHGKTTTTSMVALMLEKAGIDPTIIIGGELNYLGGNAKLGSGDWLVAEADESDGSFLKLSPQIAIITNIENDHMDFYQTMENILHTFEEFLLKLPQKDGMAVLCFDNKHIRDIANSLERKFVSYAIENQDAEYQAQNIRAQGAATIFDVYRHKNLLGTMKLNVPGRHNVANSLAAIAVGIQLGLSFEQIAEGIALFQGAKRRFQTKARLNGIWIVDDYAHHPTEIATTMLAARQTAPKRLICVFQPHRFSRTMLLRNEFGSAFSSTDLLILTDIYAAGERPIPGIDGEVIKEEVEKQTGQNVVYIKDKERIARYLSEVTEPGDLIITMGAGDVYRVGEELIEILVKD; encoded by the coding sequence TTGCTAAATCATATTAAGAGTTTTCATTTTGTTGGTATTGGCGGTGCAGGTATGAGCGCCATTGCTACAATTTTGCTGCAAATGGGTTATATTATCTCTGGTTCAGATATGAGCGCTTCTGAAACAACAAGAAAACTTGAAAAACTAGGGGCTAAAGTTTATATCGGACATAATGAACAAAATCTAGGTGATGTCGAGGCCGTTGTTGTATCGACGGCCATACCCGATAGCAATGCTGAAGTATTATCCGCTAAGTTAAGAAATATAAAAATTTACCATCGTTCTGATGTTGTAGCTGCCTTGATGAAAGAGCGCAAAGGCATTGCAGTAGCAGGGGCGCATGGTAAGACGACGACAACGTCAATGGTCGCCCTTATGCTTGAAAAGGCGGGTATTGATCCTACTATTATTATTGGCGGTGAATTAAATTATCTTGGCGGTAATGCTAAACTAGGCTCAGGCGACTGGTTAGTAGCCGAGGCTGATGAAAGCGATGGTTCATTTTTAAAACTGTCGCCGCAGATAGCGATAATTACTAATATTGAAAATGACCATATGGACTTTTATCAAACAATGGAAAACATTTTACATACATTTGAGGAATTTTTACTAAAGCTTCCTCAAAAAGACGGAATGGCGGTATTATGCTTTGATAATAAACATATCAGGGATATAGCTAATAGCCTAGAACGAAAATTTGTTTCTTATGCTATTGAAAATCAAGATGCGGAATATCAGGCCCAAAATATCCGTGCCCAGGGTGCGGCGACTATTTTTGATGTTTATAGACATAAGAATTTATTAGGGACTATGAAACTAAACGTACCGGGTCGCCATAATGTGGCAAATTCGTTGGCTGCAATTGCTGTGGGAATACAGCTAGGATTGAGCTTTGAACAAATTGCCGAGGGAATAGCTCTTTTTCAAGGTGCTAAACGTCGGTTTCAGACAAAGGCTAGGCTTAATGGCATTTGGATTGTCGATGATTATGCTCATCACCCGACTGAAATTGCCACAACGATGTTAGCAGCACGGCAAACCGCGCCTAAAAGATTAATTTGTGTTTTTCAGCCACACCGTTTTTCCAGGACTATGCTGTTAAGGAATGAGTTTGGGAGCGCATTTTCTTCAACTGACTTATTAATTCTTACAGATATATACGCTGCTGGAGAAAGGCCGATTCCTGGTATCGATGGCGAGGTTATTAAGGAGGAGGTTGAGAAACAAACGGGTCAAAATGTTGTTTATATAAAAGATAAAGAAAGAATTGCTCGCTATCTCAGCGAAGTAACCGAACCGGGTGATTTAATAATCACCATGGGCGCAGGAGATGTTTATCGAGTCGGCGAAGAACTTATAGAAATACTAGTAAAAGATTAG
- the murA gene encoding UDP-N-acetylglucosamine 1-carboxyvinyltransferase, whose product MEKFIVTGEVQLQGNLRIGGAKNATLPIMAASLLCSGVSVIHDVPFIRDINAMQDILILLGAKIQREGNTLIIDTTNVSKAEIPEHLMREMRASVFLMGPLLGRFKKVRLSYPGGCDIGPRPIDLHIKALEKIGAKISERFGFIVAEATQLTGGDIHFDFPSVGATENAVMAAVLANGVTIIRNAAREPEISDLQTFLNKMGAKISGAGTDTIRIEGVNKLYPTEHTIIPDRIQAGTFLIAGAMTQGDVTIENIRPEYLFSVLDKLEEIGANIETGINYVRVKAGDLRGVDIKTLPHPGFPTDLQAPILSLLTIAKGTSVITETIFENRFKHVDELSRMGAKVKVEGRTAIIRGIPKLTGACVAAPDLRAGGALVLAALAAEGITEIEAVHHIDRGYEKFEEKLQSLGANIIRHGSG is encoded by the coding sequence ATGGAGAAATTTATCGTCACAGGGGAAGTACAACTTCAAGGTAATCTACGAATTGGCGGGGCCAAGAATGCTACCTTGCCGATCATGGCTGCGTCGCTTTTGTGCTCAGGCGTCAGTGTTATTCACGATGTTCCGTTTATTCGTGATATTAACGCAATGCAGGACATCCTAATATTGCTAGGTGCTAAAATTCAACGCGAAGGAAATACGCTTATCATTGATACTACCAATGTTAGTAAGGCCGAGATTCCGGAGCATTTGATGCGCGAAATGCGAGCATCCGTTTTTCTCATGGGTCCGTTGTTAGGAAGATTCAAAAAAGTTCGGCTTTCTTACCCAGGGGGTTGTGATATTGGCCCTAGACCGATTGACCTACATATAAAAGCTTTGGAAAAAATCGGAGCAAAAATTAGCGAACGATTTGGTTTTATTGTAGCTGAGGCAACTCAATTGACCGGCGGAGATATTCACTTTGATTTCCCAAGTGTAGGTGCAACTGAGAACGCTGTAATGGCGGCGGTTCTTGCAAATGGTGTGACGATCATTAGAAATGCAGCCCGAGAACCTGAAATTAGCGACTTACAGACTTTTTTAAATAAAATGGGGGCAAAAATTAGTGGAGCAGGAACTGATACAATTCGGATCGAAGGTGTAAATAAACTTTATCCCACTGAACACACAATCATACCAGATCGCATACAGGCAGGTACTTTTTTGATTGCCGGAGCTATGACTCAGGGTGATGTTACAATTGAAAACATTAGGCCTGAATATCTATTCTCTGTACTTGACAAACTGGAGGAAATTGGAGCCAATATTGAGACGGGTATAAACTATGTCCGCGTTAAAGCAGGCGATTTACGCGGTGTTGATATTAAAACACTGCCGCATCCGGGTTTTCCCACTGATTTGCAGGCGCCCATTCTATCGCTGCTTACCATTGCAAAAGGAACAAGCGTAATAACTGAGACCATTTTTGAAAATCGGTTTAAGCATGTAGATGAATTGTCTCGAATGGGGGCTAAAGTAAAGGTTGAGGGGCGGACTGCCATTATTCGCGGTATACCTAAGTTGACAGGAGCTTGTGTAGCAGCTCCGGATCTTAGGGCAGGAGGCGCGCTAGTCTTGGCGGCATTAGCCGCCGAGGGAATAACAGAAATTGAAGCAGTGCATCACATTGACAGAGGCTATGAAAAATTCGAGGAGAAACTTCAAAGTCTTGGTGCAAACATTATACGTCACGGAAGCGGATAG
- a CDS encoding D-alanine--D-alanine ligase, with the protein MKSKKIAVVMGGPSDEREVSLNTGRAILKALQTKGYNVIEIDLEPKQFITKIVEENVDIVFNAIHGKFGEDGILQGALELLGIPYTGSGVLASAIAMDKGVSKRIFVAAGIPTPKSRLYTKDELNAALPTVIEKDFGVPVVIKSAAQGSSIGVYIVEKPGDLNEAVKQAFKYSDSILVEEFIKGREVTVAVYGSHDPKALPIIEIAPHSGRYDYHSKYTKGATEYIVPAKLDNDVTIELQKVAVTTFKALGCRGIARVDIMLDQQNRPYVLEVNTIPGMTATSLVPKAAAAAGISFEDLCEKLLLMLEDK; encoded by the coding sequence GTGAAATCAAAAAAAATTGCTGTTGTAATGGGAGGGCCTTCTGACGAGCGCGAAGTTTCGCTTAATACAGGACGGGCAATATTAAAGGCACTTCAGACAAAAGGTTATAATGTAATTGAGATTGATTTAGAACCTAAGCAATTTATAACTAAGATAGTAGAAGAAAACGTTGATATTGTATTTAATGCTATCCATGGTAAATTTGGTGAAGATGGGATACTACAAGGAGCACTCGAATTACTGGGGATTCCCTATACTGGGTCTGGTGTCCTGGCTAGCGCAATAGCCATGGATAAAGGGGTTTCAAAGCGGATATTCGTAGCTGCTGGAATCCCGACGCCTAAATCACGTTTATATACCAAAGATGAACTTAATGCCGCATTACCGACAGTGATTGAGAAGGATTTCGGTGTCCCCGTAGTAATTAAATCAGCAGCGCAAGGCTCCAGCATTGGTGTTTACATTGTAGAGAAGCCAGGTGATCTTAACGAGGCTGTGAAGCAGGCTTTCAAATATAGCGATAGTATTTTAGTGGAAGAATTTATAAAAGGACGGGAAGTAACAGTTGCAGTGTACGGTAGCCACGATCCGAAAGCTTTGCCAATAATTGAAATTGCACCTCATTCAGGACGCTATGATTATCATTCCAAGTATACTAAAGGTGCGACAGAATATATTGTACCTGCCAAGCTTGATAATGATGTTACGATAGAACTGCAAAAAGTTGCCGTTACTACTTTCAAGGCTCTAGGATGTCGGGGAATAGCAAGGGTTGACATTATGTTGGATCAACAGAATAGGCCATATGTACTGGAGGTAAATACTATCCCAGGCATGACTGCTACAAGTCTAGTTCCTAAGGCAGCCGCGGCAGCGGGAATATCTTTTGAAGATTTGTGTGAAAAGCTGCTATTGATGCTTGAAGATAAATAG
- a CDS encoding FtsQ-type POTRA domain-containing protein, which translates to MQKFLQKRRPQQDNQPFGHVFSALLILLVVLIVGFLFVNSTYFNVGNVVVEGNKYMPTEEVYVIAEIPEPVNILKLNTGQIRERLLKDLRVSDVDVIRKFPSTIVISIKERRPLAYVASSYGFVEVDKQGVILAAHKNLKQINVPMITGIRLDGGYVGDNVEHPQVEPVLEYLSTLEEPILNQISEVNIQAGGSIVCYTVKSSQLKLGKAERMAEKAKLTNEILNELAGNSAIIDYIDLNYASPFIKFKS; encoded by the coding sequence ATGCAAAAGTTCTTACAGAAAAGGCGTCCACAACAAGACAACCAGCCATTTGGCCATGTGTTTTCGGCACTGTTAATATTGCTTGTTGTACTTATCGTAGGCTTTTTGTTTGTTAATTCCACATATTTTAATGTCGGTAATGTAGTTGTTGAAGGAAATAAGTATATGCCGACAGAGGAAGTATATGTAATTGCAGAGATCCCGGAACCCGTAAACATCTTAAAGCTTAATACTGGTCAAATACGTGAACGTCTTTTAAAAGACTTACGCGTTTCAGATGTAGATGTTATACGGAAGTTTCCCAGCACTATTGTAATTAGTATTAAGGAACGGCGGCCTCTTGCTTACGTTGCTAGCAGCTATGGTTTTGTTGAGGTCGATAAACAGGGTGTAATATTAGCTGCTCATAAGAATTTAAAACAAATAAATGTCCCGATGATTACAGGAATAAGACTTGATGGCGGATACGTTGGCGATAACGTTGAGCATCCACAAGTCGAGCCAGTTTTAGAGTATCTATCTACACTAGAAGAGCCAATTCTAAATCAAATATCTGAAGTTAATATTCAAGCAGGCGGGAGCATTGTTTGTTACACAGTAAAGTCTTCCCAACTAAAACTTGGAAAGGCGGAGAGAATGGCTGAAAAAGCTAAGTTAACTAATGAAATCCTTAATGAATTAGCAGGTAATAGTGCTATAATTGATTATATAGATCTGAACTATGCTTCTCCGTTTATAAAGTTTAAATCATAA
- a CDS encoding DUF881 domain-containing protein, whose translation MLQIKQGQAAIAFVCVILGFMLAVQFRTTEDIKSTVPFQRIEDLSQRLIQTEKERDALQKQISEMRESGTKAVSQEAELLRMGAGVIAMQGPGVSITIDDSKRQSKIGENPNLYIIHDDDILKVINELWAAGAEAISINEQRLIASSEIRCAGPTLSVNNTRYSPPYEIKAIGEPNTLENALKMRGGVVETLQFWGIQISIKKQENQIVPAYKGAFRFELAKPVKDGV comes from the coding sequence GTGTTACAAATAAAACAAGGACAAGCTGCTATTGCTTTTGTTTGTGTAATCTTAGGCTTTATGTTAGCGGTACAATTTCGGACAACAGAAGATATAAAATCTACTGTGCCTTTTCAGCGGATTGAAGATTTATCGCAGCGCTTGATTCAGACGGAAAAAGAACGGGATGCGTTGCAAAAACAAATTAGTGAGATGCGAGAATCGGGGACCAAGGCAGTTTCACAGGAGGCTGAGCTTTTAAGAATGGGGGCTGGGGTAATTGCAATGCAGGGTCCTGGGGTTTCAATAACGATTGATGATAGTAAGCGGCAATCAAAAATTGGGGAAAATCCGAATTTGTACATAATTCATGATGATGATATCCTTAAAGTTATCAATGAGCTCTGGGCGGCTGGCGCCGAAGCAATTTCTATTAACGAACAGCGCTTGATAGCTAGCTCGGAAATTCGCTGTGCTGGCCCAACTTTGTCAGTAAACAATACCCGTTATTCACCGCCGTATGAGATAAAAGCTATTGGAGAGCCGAATACTTTGGAAAATGCTCTTAAAATGCGCGGGGGTGTTGTCGAAACGCTACAGTTTTGGGGTATTCAAATTTCAATAAAAAAACAAGAAAATCAGATTGTCCCGGCGTATAAAGGAGCGTTTCGCTTTGAACTCGCCAAGCCGGTAAAGGATGGTGTGTAA
- a CDS encoding small basic family protein, with product MALPVIGLIIGLIIGIVSPISIPVEYAKFMSVALLAALDSVFGGLRAGSEEKFDNTIFITGFFTNALLAASLVYVGERLGIDLYYVALLAFGLRIFQNLAIIRRYFLKK from the coding sequence ATGGCGTTACCGGTTATAGGGCTGATTATAGGGCTGATTATTGGTATTGTATCTCCTATAAGTATACCTGTCGAATATGCTAAGTTTATGTCTGTAGCCTTGCTAGCCGCTTTAGATTCGGTATTTGGTGGTTTGCGGGCTGGCTCCGAAGAAAAATTTGATAATACAATTTTTATTACCGGTTTTTTTACTAATGCTTTATTAGCTGCCAGTCTTGTTTATGTTGGTGAACGCCTAGGAATTGACTTATATTATGTAGCCTTACTGGCGTTCGGCTTGCGTATTTTCCAAAATTTGGCTATTATTCGTCGATACTTTTTAAAAAAATAG
- the ftsA gene encoding cell division protein FtsA, with translation MDKSHLLGIDVGTATVKVFSGAMTNEQDISIDSIGIMQTFGFDKGAISDYKALSSSIKQAVDCAISDNQVSAQGVYIGVGGMGIRSFNCIGSIAPHSPKTITNEDIDRVCRSSVLTGIPEELYVLHILPLCFWVDKKRQTSAPIGMQGSCLEVETLVVAAPEMAIKELIAAVRNTGIKVAGVVANSIVGAQALAPDTKDKKVIIIDIGAGTTDVSLYRGGVIYNSASLPLGGNYITRDIMKALEISEQHAEGIKRYYSRLDKAFRGQAVILDCNDYGTTDKQVSYDFLFDVIESRVEEIVYLIHEHIKGSMLDSDINEIVFTGGCSAMPSFVAAIEKHFGLQVKTKVPDKLLAEYSYPSNTSCYGVILHAARHAAAVSQEPTTQSWRSLFEKIRKFF, from the coding sequence ATGGATAAAAGCCATTTATTGGGGATTGATGTAGGAACAGCGACGGTCAAAGTTTTTTCTGGAGCTATGACAAATGAGCAGGATATTTCAATTGACAGCATAGGAATTATGCAGACCTTTGGGTTCGACAAAGGAGCAATATCAGATTACAAGGCCTTATCGTCATCTATTAAACAAGCCGTTGATTGTGCAATATCTGACAATCAAGTTTCTGCCCAAGGTGTTTACATTGGAGTGGGCGGCATGGGTATTCGCTCTTTTAACTGTATTGGCAGTATTGCTCCGCATTCGCCAAAAACAATAACAAATGAAGACATTGATCGAGTTTGTCGTTCATCTGTACTTACCGGTATTCCCGAGGAACTATACGTTCTGCATATTTTACCATTATGTTTTTGGGTTGATAAAAAGCGCCAGACATCTGCGCCAATAGGTATGCAGGGGTCTTGCTTGGAGGTTGAAACCCTTGTTGTAGCAGCTCCCGAAATGGCTATAAAAGAACTGATAGCGGCTGTCCGAAATACGGGAATAAAAGTTGCTGGGGTAGTTGCAAATTCTATAGTTGGTGCGCAAGCTTTGGCGCCAGATACCAAGGATAAAAAAGTAATAATAATCGACATCGGTGCTGGGACAACCGACGTTTCTCTATATCGTGGTGGGGTTATATATAACTCGGCATCACTGCCGCTAGGGGGCAATTACATAACACGCGATATAATGAAAGCGTTAGAGATAAGCGAGCAGCATGCGGAAGGCATCAAGCGTTATTATTCACGACTTGATAAAGCATTTCGCGGGCAAGCTGTAATCCTTGATTGTAATGATTATGGAACAACTGACAAACAGGTCTCTTATGACTTTCTCTTTGACGTAATTGAAAGCAGAGTAGAAGAAATTGTCTATTTAATTCACGAGCATATTAAGGGTTCAATGCTCGATAGTGATATTAATGAAATTGTATTTACCGGGGGATGTTCAGCCATGCCAAGTTTTGTAGCTGCTATTGAAAAACATTTCGGATTGCAGGTGAAAACAAAAGTACCGGATAAACTGCTGGCAGAATATTCATATCCAAGTAATACCTCATGTTATGGTGTTATTTTGCATGCCGCGCGGCATGCAGCGGCAGTAAGTCAAGAGCCTACAACGCAATCTTGGCGATCACTCTTTGAAAAGATTAGGAAGTTCTTCTAA